From a single Raphanus sativus cultivar WK10039 chromosome 3, ASM80110v3, whole genome shotgun sequence genomic region:
- the LOC108847550 gene encoding uncharacterized protein LOC108847550 yields the protein MCNKCSSSFLLSLPALDARPTSYNFRRRVQHSIITSSGRRRSHLSIHEIKTLSSSKQASCSFGVQDSAFLRIFKFKEKSSRKFVTCSSEEEEDVVVDSAHLDFLENESPGDGGLIQQAGQDNLTNIGSKGFKQTLTRSNLLAKQVISIQSALSLGFISQLWVDTSSWLVLVVDVKPSLLSGESERFLLNDITRVGDVVLVKDDAVLDTEFKMVRLETLVGYRVVTPGGRNIGKVRGYSFNINSGAVESLELDSFGVTIIPSSLVSTYRLDVEDVIEVLEDIVVVDESAAFRKQRLTKGLWDAQFGSEYSSDGEELESSSDRRRPRRRSRSSRKNKDLDDDDDEWDMFR from the exons ATGTGTAACAAGTGCTCATCTTCCTTTCTCCTTTCTCTTCCCGCCCTCGATGCTCGACCCACTTCATACAACTTTAGACGACGGGTTCAGCATTCGATAATCACTAGCTCAGGAAGGAGGAGGAGTCACCTCTCAATCCATGAAATCAAGACTCTTTCATCATCAAAACAAGCATCTTGCAGTTTTGGTGTCCAAGACTCTGCCTTTCTCCGGATATTCAAGTTCAAAGAGAAATCAAGCAGAAAGTTCGTAACTTGCTccagtgaagaagaagaagatgtagtAGTAGATTCTGCTCATTTGGATTTCCTGGAAAACGAATCTCCTGGAGATGGTGGTTTGATTCAGCAAGCGGGTCAAGACAATCTGACCAACATAGGCTCGAAAGGATTCAAACAGACGTTGACGAGATCGAATCTTTTAGCTAAGCAAGTTATTAGTATACAATCAGCTCTGAGTTTAGGCTTTATCTCTCAGCTCTGGGTTGACACTTCTTCT TGGTTGGTTTTGGTGGTGGATGTTAAACCCAGCTTGCTATCTGGAGAGTCTGAGAGATTCTTGCTCAACGACATCACTCGG GTGGGTGATGTTGTTCTTGTGAAAGATGATGCTGTACTGGACACTGAGTTCAAAATGGTCCGACTTGAAACACTG GTAGGTTACAGAGTAGTGACACCAGGAGGGCGTAACATCGGAAAG GTTCGAGGTTACTCATTCAACATTAACTCCGGAGCAGTTGAATCGCTTGAGCTTGATTCGTTTGGAGTTACCATCATACCATCAAGCTTG GTCAGTACATACAGATTAGATGTTGAGGACGTAATTGAGGTCTTAGAAGACATAGTTGTGGTTGACGAATCTGCAGCTTTTAGAAAACAGAGGTTGACGAAG GGACTATGGGATGCTCAGTTTGGTAGTGAATACTCTTCTGATGGTGAGGAGCTTGAGAGTTCATCTGATAGAAGGCGGCCAAGGAGAAGAAGTAGATCAAGTCGAAAGAATAAAGATTTagacgatgatgatgacgaaTGGGACATGTTTCGTTAG
- the LOC108847549 gene encoding transcription elongation factor TFIIS, with the protein MESELIALFETAKKAADAAAVDGVTSSSPEVSQSLDALEQLKTFPVTYNTLVTTQVGKKLRSLSKHPVEEIKSVATDLLETWKRVVIEETSKSKKTESTNGCKEVKLERKDVEKASNPAPVKVQKLQRGDSAKSIKVERKEPENKVVTGVKIERKEQEKKVVTSVKVERKEPVNTGGKMDHRGQTTVKDEKVSKETLSSVKASDKAPNGAPKLTSMVKCNDPVRDKIRELLVDAMSKVHGESDEYDRARVVGCDPIRVAVSVESHMFEKLGRSTGAQKVKYRSIMFNLRDSNNPDLRRRVLTGEVSPEKLITLSGEEMASDKRKQETNQIKEKFLFDCERGQAPKASTDQFKCGRCGQRKCTYYQMQTRSADEPMTTYVTCVNCDNHWKFC; encoded by the exons ATGGAAAGTGAATTAATTGCATTGTTCGAGACGGCGAAGAAGGCTGCGGACGCGGCGGCCGTCGACGGTGTCACCTCCTCAAGCCCGGAGGTCTCTCAATCTCTCGATGCCCTTGAACAGCTCAAGACGTTTCCCGTCACGTACAACACGCTCGTCACGACTCAG GTAGGGAAGAAGCTGAGGTCTCTTTCGAAACATCCTGTTGAGGAGATCAAAAGCGTAGCTACTGATCTGCTTGAGACATGGAAGAGAGTTGTCATCGAAGAGACATCCAAGTCTAAGAAGACCGAAAGCACGAACGGTTGCAAAGAGGTTAAGTTGGAGAGGAAGGATGTTGAGAAGGCTTCGAACCCCGCGCCTGTGAAAGTTCAGAAGCTTCAGAGAGGTGATTCAGCTAAGAGTATCAAGGTAGAGAGGAAGGAGCCAGAGAACAAGGTTGTTACTGGCGTGAAGATagagagaaaagaacaagagAAGAAGGTTGTTACCAGTGTGAAGGTAGAGAGAAAGGAACCAGTCAATACCGGAGGCAAGATGGATCATCGTGGTCAGACTACTGTTAAGGATGAAAAGGTCTCAAAAGAAACGCTATCAAGTGTGAAGGCTTCGGACAAGGCACCTAATGGTGCTCCAAAGCTGACTTCAATGGTCAAATGCAATGATCCTGTGCGTGACAAAATCCGTGAGCTGCTTGTGGACGCTATGTCCAAGGTTCATGGAGAGTCTGATGAGTACGATAGAGCGAGAGTAGTTGGATGTGATCCAATCCGCGTTGCTGTTTCAGTGGAATCTCATATGTTTGAGAAACTGGGCCGGTCAACGGGAGCTCAGAAGGTCAAGTACAGATCAATAATGTTCAACCTGAGGGACAGTAACAACCCAGACCTGAGAAGGAGAGTTCTCACAGGGGAGGTGTCACCAGAGAAACTCATCACACTGTCCGGTGAAGAGATGGCAAGCGACAAGAGGAAACAAGAGACTAACCAGATCAAAGAGAAGTTCCTGTTTGACTGTGAGCGTGGTCAGGCACCAAAAGCAAGTACTGACCAGTTCAAATGTGGACGGTGTGGTCAGCGGAAATGCACCTACTATCAGATGCAAACAAGGAGTGCTGATGAGCCGATGACAACTTATGTTACATGTGTTAACTGCGACAACCACTGGAAGTTCTGTTGA